The following are encoded in a window of Rhizobium sp. WYJ-E13 genomic DNA:
- a CDS encoding TetR/AcrR family transcriptional regulator → MKTVYERADVVPLLAEIFRELGYEGTTLSRITERTGIGKGSLYHFFPGGKEEMAAAVLADVDAWFERAIYEPLRRDDAGTAIDAMWANVMDYFRSGGRICLVGAFALDETRQRFSLVIRDYFVRWIEALRQALVRAGCDEGTALAAAEEAVSGIQGALVLSRALDDKDMFRRTLDRLADRLAAAKLEG, encoded by the coding sequence GTGAAGACCGTTTATGAACGTGCCGATGTCGTGCCGCTGCTCGCAGAGATCTTCCGCGAGCTCGGCTACGAGGGCACGACATTGAGCCGCATCACCGAGCGCACCGGCATCGGCAAGGGCAGCCTCTATCACTTCTTTCCCGGTGGGAAGGAGGAAATGGCGGCTGCCGTCCTTGCCGATGTCGACGCCTGGTTCGAACGCGCTATCTACGAGCCGCTGCGCCGTGACGATGCCGGGACGGCGATCGATGCGATGTGGGCGAATGTGATGGATTATTTCCGCTCCGGCGGCCGCATCTGCCTCGTCGGCGCCTTTGCGCTGGACGAGACACGCCAGCGTTTTTCGCTGGTCATCCGGGATTATTTCGTCCGCTGGATCGAGGCGCTGCGCCAGGCGCTGGTCCGCGCCGGCTGCGATGAGGGTACTGCGCTCGCCGCGGCTGAAGAGGCGGTATCCGGCATTCAGGGCGCGCTAGTGCTCTCGCGGGCGCTGGACGACAAGGATATGTTCCGCAGAACGCTGGACCGGTTGGCCGACAGGCTGGCTGCAGCGAAACTTGAGGGATAG
- a CDS encoding Dabb family protein, whose product MIRHIVFFTVPEENREAVRKGLSILTGIPHALTLEIGENVKTDQWGNTVDFVVYGEFESEEALAAYKAHPDYDLSTRTVKPLRDTRTAADFDSDQAVTTPLQD is encoded by the coding sequence GTGATCCGCCATATCGTCTTCTTCACCGTGCCGGAGGAAAACCGCGAGGCGGTGCGCAAGGGGCTCTCCATACTGACAGGCATTCCCCATGCCCTGACGCTGGAGATCGGCGAAAACGTCAAGACGGACCAGTGGGGCAACACGGTCGATTTCGTCGTCTACGGCGAATTCGAGAGCGAGGAAGCGCTTGCCGCCTACAAGGCGCATCCCGACTATGACCTCTCGACCCGCACGGTAAAGCCGCTCCGGGATACCAGGACTGCTGCCGATTTCGATAGCGACCAGGCGGTCACCACACCCCTGCAGGATTGA
- a CDS encoding MFS transporter, protein MQTSFSLRTVRTVGVLAVTQLIGWGTTFDMLGVMGRVIAPSLGLPNEAIFAGLTIMMVISAFAGPTTGRWLGRYGAAKVLAASSVTFAIGLLLLAATTNIVVYALAWVVIGLGGALGLSAPCYTAVVEREGVNGKRVIAILMLFTGLSATIFWPILTLLNETFGWRITFLVCAGLQFFVCLPLHFFGLPKPVASHTQGAAAETPPVELSPSDRHKAFLLIAISTTLGTFITFGISPSLLEIFRQSGASTALALQLGSARGVIGISARALDMLLGKRGNPVLTSVMGVSLMLFSFLMLFIVPPSTPLLITFVLLYGFGSGVLAVARALLPLALFSAREYGLQAARLSMPQNLANAIAPVIFTAILDRAGAGPTVITCAVLAAIALVFVLMLMALVRSARPSVQPA, encoded by the coding sequence ATGCAGACATCATTTTCTCTCCGTACGGTGCGGACGGTTGGCGTGCTGGCAGTCACCCAACTGATCGGCTGGGGCACGACCTTCGACATGCTCGGCGTCATGGGCCGTGTCATTGCGCCTTCCCTCGGGCTGCCGAATGAAGCGATTTTTGCCGGACTGACCATCATGATGGTGATCAGCGCCTTTGCCGGTCCGACCACCGGGCGCTGGCTCGGCCGCTATGGTGCCGCGAAGGTGCTGGCCGCCTCGTCGGTCACCTTCGCGATCGGCCTGCTGCTGCTTGCCGCTACCACCAATATCGTCGTCTATGCGCTCGCCTGGGTCGTGATCGGGCTTGGCGGGGCGCTCGGCCTTTCGGCGCCCTGTTATACTGCGGTCGTGGAGCGTGAAGGGGTAAACGGCAAACGGGTCATTGCCATCCTGATGCTGTTCACCGGTCTCTCGGCCACCATTTTCTGGCCGATCCTGACGCTACTCAACGAGACTTTCGGCTGGCGCATCACCTTCCTCGTCTGCGCCGGCCTGCAATTCTTCGTCTGTCTGCCACTGCATTTCTTCGGCCTGCCGAAGCCGGTTGCCAGCCATACGCAGGGGGCAGCGGCCGAGACGCCGCCGGTGGAGCTTTCCCCCTCCGACCGGCACAAGGCTTTCCTGCTCATCGCGATCTCCACCACGCTCGGCACCTTCATCACCTTCGGCATCTCGCCATCCCTGCTCGAGATCTTTCGCCAGTCCGGCGCATCGACGGCCCTTGCCCTGCAGCTCGGCTCGGCACGCGGCGTGATCGGCATTTCGGCGCGCGCGCTCGACATGCTGCTCGGCAAGCGCGGCAATCCCGTCCTGACATCCGTCATGGGCGTCAGCCTGATGCTGTTCAGCTTCCTGATGCTCTTCATCGTCCCGCCGTCGACGCCGCTGCTCATCACCTTCGTGCTGCTCTACGGTTTCGGCTCCGGCGTGCTGGCGGTCGCCCGCGCGCTGCTGCCGCTCGCCCTTTTCTCGGCCAGAGAATACGGGCTGCAGGCAGCCCGGCTGTCAATGCCGCAGAACCTCGCCAACGCGATTGCGCCCGTCATCTTCACCGCCATCCTCGACCGCGCCGGCGCCGGCCCGACGGTCATCACCTGTGCGGTGCTTGCGGCCATCGCATTGGTCTTCGTGCTGATGCTGATGGCGTTGGTACGCAGCGCAAGGCCGAGCGTACAGCCGGCCTGA
- a CDS encoding nuclear transport factor 2 family protein: MPAPLPPFTHESAIQKVRLAEDGWNSRDPQRVSLAYSPDSQWRNRAEFVTGRADIVAFLARKWAKELDYRLIKELWAFTDNRIAVRFAYEWHDDSKNWFRSYGNENWEFDAEGLMQRRFACINDLPIKESDRKFHWPLGRRPDDHPGLSDLGL; the protein is encoded by the coding sequence ATGCCTGCACCGCTTCCCCCCTTCACCCATGAAAGCGCAATCCAGAAGGTTCGCCTTGCGGAAGACGGCTGGAACAGCCGCGATCCGCAGCGCGTCTCTCTCGCCTATTCGCCCGACAGCCAGTGGCGGAACCGCGCCGAATTCGTCACCGGCCGCGCCGATATTGTCGCCTTCTTGGCCCGCAAGTGGGCGAAAGAGCTGGATTATCGGCTGATCAAGGAGCTTTGGGCTTTCACCGACAATCGCATCGCCGTGCGCTTTGCCTATGAATGGCATGACGACAGCAAAAACTGGTTCCGCTCCTACGGCAACGAGAATTGGGAATTCGATGCCGAGGGCTTGATGCAGCGCCGTTTCGCCTGCATCAACGATCTGCCGATCAAGGAATCGGATCGCAAGTTCCACTGGCCGCTCGGCCGGCGGCCCGACGACCATCCGGGCCTTTCCGACCTCGGCCTTTAA